A region from the Cytophagales bacterium genome encodes:
- a CDS encoding (Fe-S)-binding protein: MTRQIIFIIFTLVALGCFGYTISRIIRLLKLTQKAYPLDQIPKRIMLTLSVAFGQTKIFRKPLVGFAHALVFWGFLVITIGTAEIMLDGCINKIRILSFLGPVYDLITASGDIFAVLVLLCCLIFLFRRFFLTIKRFSGIELKVKSKIDATIALTLIMILMLSLLGLNMGYVGSNPENYHGAFPVSKLLVPYISHLSASSMHNFEQANWWMHIIIVMLFLNILPYSKHFHVILSIPNVFLSRLDSLTKMSDMPAVTKEVKLMLNPDTASPPEGGEEELSKGETVPTPQEVESVAEPGRFGVKDVEDVSWKNYVDALSCTECGRCTAVCPANITGKKLSPRKLFVDLRKRMNEKGPRLVKEGMDFSDNKSLLGDYITAEELWACTTCNACAQECPVNIDQPSLILDMRRYLVMEESAAPSQLNTMFSNIENNGAPWAFAQSERMNWAEEIYISIGD, translated from the coding sequence ATGACCAGGCAGATCATATTTATCATATTTACATTAGTGGCATTGGGGTGCTTTGGATATACCATTTCCAGGATCATAAGACTGCTCAAGCTAACTCAAAAAGCTTACCCTCTTGATCAGATCCCTAAACGGATCATGCTCACTTTGTCGGTTGCTTTTGGACAAACAAAGATATTCAGAAAGCCACTGGTAGGTTTTGCGCATGCTTTGGTTTTTTGGGGATTCCTGGTGATAACAATTGGTACCGCAGAGATAATGCTTGATGGCTGTATCAATAAGATCAGGATACTTTCTTTCCTGGGCCCTGTGTATGATCTGATCACGGCATCAGGTGATATTTTTGCTGTGCTCGTCTTACTATGCTGTTTGATCTTTTTGTTCAGACGCTTTTTCCTGACGATCAAACGCTTTAGCGGGATTGAGCTAAAAGTTAAGTCTAAAATTGATGCAACCATTGCGCTGACGCTGATAATGATACTAATGTTATCGTTGTTAGGCCTCAACATGGGTTATGTTGGTAGTAACCCTGAAAACTATCATGGAGCATTTCCGGTGAGCAAATTATTGGTGCCGTATATCTCACATTTATCTGCGTCTTCAATGCATAATTTTGAACAGGCTAACTGGTGGATGCACATTATAATAGTGATGCTTTTTCTCAATATTTTGCCCTATTCCAAGCATTTTCACGTGATCTTGTCTATACCTAACGTATTCCTGAGCCGTCTGGATTCTCTTACAAAAATGTCTGATATGCCGGCAGTGACCAAAGAAGTAAAATTGATGCTTAATCCTGATACTGCCTCCCCCCCCGAGGGTGGGGAGGAAGAACTCTCCAAAGGAGAGACAGTTCCCACACCGCAAGAGGTCGAAAGTGTTGCTGAACCTGGAAGATTTGGTGTTAAGGATGTAGAAGATGTTAGCTGGAAGAACTATGTAGATGCGTTATCCTGTACAGAATGTGGGCGATGCACGGCTGTTTGTCCTGCCAATATTACGGGCAAAAAGTTGTCTCCGCGAAAACTCTTTGTGGACCTCAGAAAAAGAATGAATGAAAAAGGCCCCCGATTGGTAAAAGAGGGCATGGATTTTTCAGATAATAAGTCGCTATTGGGAGATTATATTACGGCTGAAGAGCTTTGGGCTTGCACTACCTGCAATGCCTGTGCGCAGGAATGTCCGGTTAATATTGACCAGCCATCGCTTATCCTGGATATGAGACGCTACCTGGTGATGGAAGAATCTGCTGCTCCGTCACAACTTAATACAATGTTTTCAAACATTGAAAATAACGGAGCGCCCTGGGCGTTTGCTCAAAGTGAAAGGATGAATTGGGCGGAGGAAATCTATATTAGCATAGGTGATTAG
- a CDS encoding (Fe-S)-binding protein translates to MTDNHPKQIKVPIMAEMAAKGEEPEILFWVGCAGAFDDRYKKVTRALVKILEKVGIKYAVLGIEESCTGDPARRAGNEFLFQMQAHSNIEILNRYKIKKIVTACPHCFNTLKNEYPEFGGNYEVIHHTTFLQQLIDEGKIKMKGEGSFKGETITYHDSCYLGRGNNIYEAPREVLESLDADLVEMKRSRSKGLCCGAGGAQMFKDSEPGDKEVLAERTEEALQTGAKVIATACPFCMTMMSDGVKQKDKEEEVKVLDIVELIAKEEGLD, encoded by the coding sequence ATGACTGATAACCACCCAAAACAAATCAAAGTTCCCATCATGGCAGAGATGGCTGCCAAAGGCGAAGAACCTGAAATTTTATTTTGGGTGGGTTGTGCCGGAGCTTTTGACGACAGGTATAAAAAAGTAACCCGGGCTTTAGTGAAGATCCTTGAAAAAGTGGGGATAAAATATGCTGTTCTGGGGATTGAGGAAAGCTGTACGGGTGATCCCGCAAGGAGGGCAGGTAACGAGTTCCTTTTTCAAATGCAGGCTCATAGTAATATAGAAATTTTAAACCGTTATAAGATCAAAAAGATCGTAACAGCCTGTCCTCATTGTTTCAATACTTTAAAAAATGAATACCCGGAATTTGGTGGCAATTACGAAGTGATACACCATACTACTTTCCTGCAACAGCTTATTGACGAAGGGAAAATTAAAATGAAGGGAGAGGGGTCATTTAAAGGCGAAACGATCACCTACCACGACTCATGCTATCTTGGCAGAGGTAACAATATCTACGAAGCGCCCAGAGAGGTCCTTGAATCGCTTGATGCTGACCTGGTTGAGATGAAACGTTCCAGGAGCAAGGGACTATGCTGCGGTGCAGGTGGAGCCCAAATGTTTAAAGATTCCGAACCGGGTGATAAAGAAGTGCTTGCTGAAAGAACAGAGGAAGCCTTGCAAACAGGGGCCAAAGTAATTGCCACGGCATGTCCGTTTTGTATGACTATGATGAGTGATGGCGTGAAGCAAAAGGATAAAGAGGAAGAGGTGAAGGTGTTGGATATTGTGGAACTTATTGCGAAAGAGGAAGGTTTAGATTAA
- a CDS encoding ABC transporter ATPase, with translation MSVYFKNMPPHSRVWIYQSGVTFTNDEARDIKSKLMDFINNWESHGAKLMAAGEVYYNRFMVIAVDEKKQPASGCSIDKSVDFTRRIEKEFNLVLFNRELVAYRENGEIKTEDLSSIKDKIKNSLFPSNTIIFNNLVNNVGELKSCWEITAGESWLGKFYKKHF, from the coding sequence ATGTCAGTATATTTTAAAAACATGCCCCCTCATTCAAGAGTATGGATATATCAATCCGGTGTTACCTTTACGAATGATGAAGCGAGAGATATTAAATCTAAACTTATGGATTTTATTAATAATTGGGAAAGTCACGGTGCAAAGCTAATGGCGGCAGGTGAGGTTTATTATAACCGTTTCATGGTAATTGCAGTGGATGAAAAAAAACAGCCTGCCAGCGGATGCTCCATTGACAAATCTGTTGATTTTACCAGGCGAATCGAAAAAGAATTTAATTTAGTCCTTTTTAACAGAGAGCTGGTGGCTTACCGGGAAAATGGTGAGATCAAAACGGAAGATTTGTCTTCTATAAAAGATAAGATAAAAAACAGCTTATTCCCTTCTAATACTATCATATTCAACAATTTGGTCAATAATGTGGGTGAACTAAAATCTTGTTGGGAGATAACCGCAGGGGAGAGTTGGCTTGGGAAATTCTATAAGAAACACTTTTAA
- a CDS encoding OmpA family protein has product MQRLIIINFSLLLLTTFACNTAKKSYKTAMKKFSHGEYEFAIPKFQNALNKGYSAAKTNFMIAESYRLSNRIYEAEPFYKNAIDANIRNESSYFYYGYALKSQEKYQEASARFKEYLEVGTNFDFISRAKKEIKNLKEINRIVSKKTYSEATNLAPLNTDAPEYSPYILDDNIVFTSSRGVQKFYAATGTGFTDLYQFEFNYKDKGSGTTTPFNETINLFDTHEGSATFSRDGNTMIFARSNDGKKKGRREVDMYITRFINGAWTEPELLEICKKNAWDSSPSFSPNGKKLYFASNREGGFGGTDIYRATLDRNGNWKNVRNLGSKINTAANEMFPYIDKNGTLYISSDGHPSLGGLDIFKVSKDGKKTRVINLGLPFNSSYDDFAIVYDTDTTGYFSSNRPGGKGDDDIYDFMERKPTLKDIDFNLIGIVVEESEHGPSLKDVKVTLLDGLENVMKEVITDEKGKFGPIKVDVEKTFMLIAEKEDYFTTRQPFSTIGKTPSINPAKASVLEDITFYVKIPIDKIVIDRTIVLENIYYDFNKADIRPEAAEDLDELVDLLTDNPDINIELSSHTDSRGEDEYNIDLSQKRADAAIAYLIELGINPSRLIAKGYGETKPIIENAVKEKDHQKNRRTEFKVVEIEE; this is encoded by the coding sequence ATGCAAAGATTAATTATTATAAATTTCTCTCTTCTCCTTTTAACAACTTTTGCCTGCAACACTGCAAAAAAGTCGTATAAAACTGCTATGAAAAAATTCAGCCATGGTGAATATGAATTTGCCATTCCCAAATTTCAGAATGCGCTGAATAAAGGATATTCTGCTGCAAAAACAAATTTCATGATCGCTGAAAGCTACCGGCTATCCAACCGGATCTATGAAGCTGAGCCTTTTTATAAAAATGCTATTGATGCCAACATAAGAAATGAATCGTCCTATTTTTACTATGGATATGCGCTTAAATCACAGGAAAAATATCAAGAAGCTTCTGCCAGGTTTAAAGAATACCTGGAAGTTGGAACTAACTTTGATTTTATCAGCAGGGCAAAAAAAGAAATCAAAAATCTAAAGGAGATCAACCGCATTGTAAGCAAAAAAACTTATTCTGAAGCCACCAACCTTGCTCCCCTTAACACGGATGCTCCCGAATATTCTCCTTATATCCTTGATGACAATATTGTCTTTACTTCCAGCAGGGGAGTACAAAAGTTCTACGCTGCTACCGGTACCGGCTTTACCGATCTTTATCAATTTGAGTTTAATTATAAAGACAAAGGTTCAGGTACTACAACGCCTTTCAATGAGACGATCAATCTTTTTGATACCCACGAAGGTTCAGCTACTTTCTCAAGAGATGGTAATACAATGATCTTTGCCAGAAGTAATGACGGTAAGAAAAAAGGAAGAAGAGAAGTAGATATGTATATTACCAGGTTTATCAACGGAGCATGGACAGAACCTGAATTACTTGAGATCTGTAAGAAAAATGCCTGGGATTCTTCACCGTCCTTTTCACCCAACGGGAAAAAACTGTATTTCGCCTCAAACAGGGAAGGAGGGTTCGGAGGTACTGACATTTACAGGGCTACGCTTGACAGAAATGGAAACTGGAAGAATGTCAGGAACCTGGGTTCAAAGATCAATACGGCTGCTAATGAGATGTTTCCATATATTGATAAGAATGGGACACTCTATATTTCATCTGACGGGCACCCGAGCCTGGGAGGATTAGATATTTTCAAAGTCAGTAAAGATGGGAAAAAAACACGTGTGATCAATTTAGGCCTGCCTTTCAATTCAAGCTATGATGATTTTGCTATCGTTTACGATACAGATACTACGGGCTATTTTTCTTCGAACAGACCTGGTGGAAAGGGCGATGATGATATTTATGATTTTATGGAAAGAAAACCTACGTTGAAGGACATTGATTTCAACCTGATAGGTATTGTTGTAGAAGAATCTGAGCACGGCCCTTCTCTCAAAGATGTAAAAGTTACGCTTCTTGACGGGCTTGAAAATGTAATGAAAGAAGTGATAACGGATGAAAAAGGTAAATTTGGCCCCATAAAGGTAGATGTTGAAAAAACTTTCATGTTAATTGCTGAAAAAGAAGACTATTTTACAACACGGCAACCATTTTCAACCATTGGTAAAACACCATCTATAAACCCGGCAAAAGCCAGCGTTTTGGAAGATATTACTTTTTATGTAAAAATACCTATTGATAAGATCGTTATTGACAGAACGATCGTGCTGGAGAATATCTATTATGATTTTAATAAAGCGGATATCAGGCCTGAAGCTGCAGAAGACCTTGATGAATTGGTGGACTTGCTTACTGATAACCCTGATATAAACATTGAGCTAAGCTCTCATACTGATAGCAGGGGAGAAGATGAGTACAATATTGATCTTTCACAAAAAAGAGCAGACGCAGCCATTGCTTACTTGATAGAGCTCGGCATAAACCCATCCAGGCTTATAGCAAAAGGATACGGAGAAACAAAACCCATAATCGAAAACGCTGTAAAAGAAAAAGATCATCAAAAAAACAGGAGGACTGAGTTTAAGGTGGTGGAAATTGAGGAATAG
- a CDS encoding phosphoribosylformylglycinamidine cyclo-ligase, translated as MLKDKYTQRGVSASKEDVHGAIKHINKGIFPNAFCKIVPDILGGDPDYCNIMHADGAGTKSSLAYIYWKETGDLSVWKGVAQDAIVMNIDDLLCVGAVDNILISSTIGRNKRLIPGEVLSAIINGTEEFLEMLREEGINIHSTGGETADIGDLVRTIVVDSTATARMRRTDVITTDKIVPGDVIVGLSSSGKASYETRYNGGIGSNGLTSARHDVFSKYLCVKYPESFDPDLSEGLVYIGQYKLTDLSPLSTSVERGLGGEVSVGELVLSPTRTYAPIMKELFKHFSKQIPHPPSITHIPSPIIHGIIHCTGGGQTKVLNFVNDLHIIKDNLFPVPPLFKLIQAESDTDAVEMYKVFNMGHRFEIYLEEKYAEDIIQISKSFDVEAQIIGRVERNNKKKLTILSDYGELIY; from the coding sequence ATCTTGAAAGATAAATATACCCAACGAGGCGTTTCAGCATCCAAAGAAGACGTTCATGGTGCAATCAAACATATCAATAAAGGCATATTCCCCAATGCGTTTTGTAAAATAGTCCCCGATATCTTAGGTGGTGACCCTGATTACTGCAATATCATGCACGCAGATGGGGCCGGCACCAAATCCTCCTTAGCTTATATTTACTGGAAAGAAACAGGTGACCTGTCGGTTTGGAAAGGCGTAGCACAGGATGCTATTGTAATGAACATAGATGACCTGTTGTGCGTGGGTGCGGTTGACAATATTCTGATCTCCTCTACGATCGGAAGAAACAAGCGGCTAATACCGGGAGAAGTTCTTTCAGCCATCATAAATGGCACCGAAGAATTTTTAGAAATGCTGAGGGAGGAAGGCATTAATATCCATAGTACCGGGGGTGAAACAGCAGACATAGGTGATCTTGTGCGTACTATTGTCGTTGACAGTACAGCGACTGCCAGGATGCGAAGAACTGATGTTATTACTACCGATAAAATAGTCCCCGGAGATGTGATCGTTGGTTTGTCCTCTTCCGGCAAAGCAAGCTATGAAACCCGGTATAACGGTGGCATTGGCAGCAATGGACTCACTTCAGCCCGTCACGATGTGTTTTCAAAATATTTATGTGTGAAATATCCCGAAAGCTTTGACCCTGATTTGTCTGAGGGCCTGGTTTATATTGGACAATACAAACTCACTGACTTGTCCCCCCTCTCCACGTCAGTGGAGAGGGGGTTAGGGGGTGAGGTATCTGTTGGCGAATTAGTGCTTTCACCTACCCGCACTTATGCTCCCATTATGAAAGAGCTTTTCAAACATTTCAGTAAACAAATTCCTCATCCACCCTCCATAACCCATATTCCATCACCCATTATACATGGCATCATTCATTGCACTGGCGGGGGGCAAACAAAAGTATTAAACTTTGTGAATGACCTTCATATCATTAAAGATAACCTTTTCCCTGTCCCGCCATTATTCAAACTAATTCAGGCAGAGAGCGATACAGATGCAGTAGAAATGTATAAAGTCTTCAACATGGGACACAGGTTTGAGATATATCTTGAAGAAAAATATGCTGAAGACATTATACAAATTTCAAAATCGTTTGATGTAGAGGCACAGATTATTGGTAGGGTTGAAAGAAACAATAAAAAGAAGTTGACAATTCTTTCAGATTATGGGGAGTTAATATATTAA
- a CDS encoding MoxR family ATPase, with protein sequence MNKTKSDVKAADALHEAYGSLKTEISKVIIGQDNVIRLVLTAILCQGHCLLVGVPGLAKTLLIQTTAAALDLEFSRIQFTPDLMPSDILGSETLDANRNFRFIKGPVFANIILADEINRTPPKTQAALLESMQEYQVTILGKKYELQMPFFVLATQNPIEHEGTYPLPEAQLDRFMFNIWMDYPSYESEIDIVRTTTSSAPKKVNKILSAKEIIKFQELVRKVPVADNVLEYAVTLVQKTRPGTSLASQEAKDHLEWGAGPRASQYLILGAKCNALINSKYSPDIEDVQAIAFEVLRHRIIRNFKAEAEGITVDEIIKRLL encoded by the coding sequence ATGAACAAAACAAAATCTGACGTAAAAGCTGCTGATGCATTACACGAAGCTTATGGGAGCCTCAAAACCGAGATCTCAAAAGTGATCATCGGCCAGGATAACGTTATCAGGCTTGTACTTACTGCCATTTTATGCCAAGGCCATTGCTTGTTGGTGGGAGTGCCAGGACTTGCCAAAACATTGCTTATCCAGACTACTGCCGCTGCCTTAGATCTGGAATTTAGCAGAATACAGTTTACCCCCGATCTTATGCCTTCCGATATTCTTGGTTCGGAAACGTTGGATGCAAATAGAAATTTCAGGTTTATCAAGGGGCCGGTATTCGCCAACATCATCCTTGCTGATGAAATTAACCGCACGCCTCCCAAAACACAAGCCGCTTTACTCGAATCAATGCAGGAGTACCAGGTAACCATTCTGGGGAAAAAATATGAACTGCAAATGCCTTTCTTCGTACTTGCAACTCAAAACCCTATAGAACATGAAGGCACCTATCCCCTACCCGAGGCACAATTAGACAGGTTTATGTTTAACATCTGGATGGATTACCCAAGCTACGAATCGGAAATTGATATTGTACGGACCACTACTTCATCAGCTCCCAAAAAAGTAAATAAAATTCTTTCAGCAAAAGAAATTATCAAATTCCAGGAGTTGGTAAGAAAAGTGCCGGTTGCAGATAATGTATTGGAATATGCAGTAACATTAGTGCAAAAAACCAGGCCCGGTACATCCTTAGCTTCACAGGAAGCTAAAGATCACCTTGAATGGGGAGCCGGCCCCAGGGCTTCACAATATTTGATACTGGGAGCCAAATGCAATGCCTTGATCAATAGCAAATACTCGCCCGATATTGAAGACGTTCAGGCAATCGCCTTCGAAGTGCTAAGACACCGGATAATACGCAATTTTAAAGCAGAAGCAGAAGGCATTACGGTGGACGAGATCATTAAGAGGTTGCTGTAG
- a CDS encoding peptidylprolyl isomerase encodes MINIKIPACHPPAIGLWPVRPPANWRAGQTGGRAGTKALQVAGRCVIFFNLCLPRFLGGDLCYSQSNNGVVIDKIVAKIDNQIILKSELEISYLQYAASLSDEQAGSEGVSENLKCELFESLIINKILLAKAEIDSVTVENKVVDDQLNRRMEFFIAQIGSEERLEEYYDKSIEELKSELRKQVKEQLIIQKMQDNITQKIKITPAEVKKFFNKIPKDSLPYFSTEVEVAQIVRFPQVSREQKIQAKIKLKKIRERILNGEDFVTLAKEYSADPGSAKLGGELGFWKIGELAPEYEAAALNLKPSEISKVIESQFGFHLIQLIERRGNEYNSRHILIKPNSSVLDIDYAENYLDSIRAMILADSMTFEKAAKEFSEDQATNSNGGFLFDANTGSTKLPLDQIDPVIFFTIDTMKAGTISPPVSYKTQDGKEALRIIWYKSRIPPHQANLKQDYQKIYTATLDNKKNQALADWIEKTKAEVFIDIDEEYGYCNLMN; translated from the coding sequence ATGATTAACATAAAAATCCCCGCCTGCCACCCGCCTGCCATAGGCCTTTGGCCTGTCCGCCCGCCTGCCAATTGGCGGGCAGGCCAGACAGGCGGGCGGGCAGGCACTAAAGCCTTACAGGTGGCGGGCAGGTGTGTAATCTTTTTTAATCTATGCCTGCCCCGATTTCTCGGTGGTGATCTGTGTTATTCCCAAAGTAATAATGGCGTAGTGATAGACAAAATAGTTGCCAAAATTGATAACCAGATAATACTAAAATCAGAGTTGGAGATCAGCTATCTGCAGTATGCTGCCAGCCTGTCTGATGAACAAGCAGGTAGTGAAGGTGTTTCCGAAAACCTAAAATGCGAGTTGTTTGAATCGTTAATAATCAATAAAATACTTCTTGCTAAAGCAGAAATAGATTCTGTAACCGTTGAGAATAAGGTTGTTGATGACCAGCTCAACAGGAGGATGGAATTTTTTATTGCTCAGATTGGCTCTGAAGAAAGACTTGAAGAATATTATGACAAATCAATTGAAGAATTAAAAAGCGAATTACGAAAGCAGGTAAAAGAGCAGCTTATCATCCAGAAAATGCAGGACAATATTACCCAAAAGATCAAGATCACGCCTGCAGAAGTCAAAAAGTTCTTCAACAAAATACCCAAGGATAGTCTCCCTTATTTCTCTACAGAAGTGGAAGTGGCACAGATCGTTAGATTTCCCCAGGTAAGCAGAGAACAGAAAATACAGGCCAAAATTAAGTTAAAAAAAATCAGGGAAAGGATACTAAACGGTGAAGATTTTGTTACATTGGCAAAAGAATACTCAGCAGACCCAGGGTCTGCAAAACTTGGCGGTGAATTGGGCTTCTGGAAAATAGGAGAATTAGCTCCAGAATATGAAGCCGCAGCCCTCAACCTCAAACCTTCAGAAATCTCTAAAGTAATAGAATCCCAATTCGGATTTCACCTCATTCAACTGATAGAAAGAAGGGGTAATGAATATAACTCCCGCCATATTCTTATCAAACCAAATTCATCCGTGCTTGATATTGATTATGCCGAAAATTATCTTGACAGCATACGAGCGATGATCCTGGCAGACAGTATGACGTTTGAAAAAGCAGCCAAAGAATTCTCCGAAGACCAGGCAACAAACAGCAACGGGGGATTTCTATTTGACGCCAATACCGGCAGTACCAAACTCCCGCTTGATCAGATTGACCCTGTAATATTCTTTACTATTGATACCATGAAAGCCGGAACAATTTCACCACCTGTCTCATATAAAACCCAGGACGGAAAAGAGGCCCTTCGTATTATTTGGTACAAATCAAGGATTCCCCCTCACCAGGCAAATTTAAAGCAGGATTACCAAAAAATATATACCGCTACCCTTGATAATAAGAAAAACCAGGCCTTGGCAGATTGGATTGAAAAAACCAAAGCAGAGGTCTTTATTGATATTGATGAGGAATATGGTTACTGTAATTTAATGAATTAA
- a CDS encoding peptidyl-prolyl cis-trans isomerase, producing the protein MRTHIIALILLLTTTSCKEITTIYNDLITKKITEQETAIAKVHEKYLYLKDIERIVPKGTSSQDSASFVNRYIESWIRKQLMLSKAGEIDIDKVEIERKIQDYQYALIVYEYQKNHIKENLDTTITVKKIEQYYKANLANFELKQNIVKGRFIKIPIDAPKTDQVKKWVKSEKNEELKELKSYCFRFATLYSLEDSIWFNFDEVIQNTPFKSIPNKIQFLHNNRYIEAEDSNFIYILKINDYEITDQISPLEFVKETIRNIIINRRKVELIRNLEESIYKSAKLNDEFEIY; encoded by the coding sequence ATGAGAACTCATATAATAGCCCTGATACTACTTCTAACAACAACATCTTGCAAAGAGATAACGACTATCTACAACGATTTAATAACAAAAAAAATTACAGAACAGGAGACTGCTATTGCTAAGGTTCATGAGAAATACCTCTATTTGAAGGATATTGAAAGAATAGTTCCAAAGGGTACATCTTCACAAGATAGTGCCAGTTTTGTAAACAGATATATTGAGTCATGGATCAGAAAACAGCTCATGCTTTCAAAAGCGGGAGAAATTGATATAGATAAAGTTGAAATTGAAAGAAAAATACAGGATTATCAATATGCCCTTATAGTTTACGAGTACCAAAAAAATCATATAAAAGAAAACTTAGATACTACGATTACCGTCAAGAAGATTGAGCAGTACTACAAAGCAAATCTTGCAAATTTTGAATTAAAGCAAAATATCGTAAAAGGCAGATTTATAAAAATCCCGATCGATGCACCTAAAACAGATCAGGTAAAAAAGTGGGTAAAATCTGAGAAAAATGAAGAACTAAAAGAATTGAAGTCATATTGCTTCCGGTTCGCGACCTTGTATTCACTTGAAGATTCTATATGGTTTAATTTTGATGAGGTTATCCAAAACACTCCTTTTAAAAGCATTCCCAATAAAATACAGTTTTTACATAATAACAGATATATTGAAGCTGAAGATTCTAATTTCATCTATATTTTAAAAATAAATGATTATGAGATTACAGATCAGATCTCGCCTTTGGAATTTGTAAAAGAAACTATCAGAAATATTATTATCAATAGAAGAAAGGTAGAGCTTATTCGTAATCTCGAAGAATCCATCTACAAGAGTGCAAAACTCAATGATGAGTTTGAGATATATTAG